One stretch of Diabrotica undecimpunctata isolate CICGRU chromosome 5, icDiaUnde3, whole genome shotgun sequence DNA includes these proteins:
- the LOC140442068 gene encoding tyrosine-protein phosphatase non-receptor type 11-like isoform X2, translated as MQQRSDPSVLAVPTASIIIGTALNEFRRAFVYFSYKWFHGHLSGKEAEKLILDRGKNGSFLVRESQSKPGDFVLSVRTDDKVTHVMIRCTPDNRYDVGGGEQFNSLADLIEHYKRNPMVETSGTVVHLKQPFNATRINASGIHSRVKQLQSENGPNSFGKAGFWEEFESLQQQEFKHLYQRKEGIKPENRNKNRYKNILPFDDTRVKLKDVDPKVSGSDYINANYIRWKVDETVGSELGSDPSGKVYIATQGCLPSTIPDFWQMVWQENCRVIVMTTKETERGKNKCARYWPDVNCTKEYGKSKVRTLMESHTPHYTLREFLVTMEGVNSERKVYHYHFQAWPDHGVPSDPGCVLNFLHEVNKRQESLQMESPLQPPGAILVHCSAGIGRTGTFIVIDMILDQLKKYGLDCEIDIQRTIQMVRSQRSGMVQTEAQYKFVYLAVQHHIETTTERMKAEQKSMQLGREYTNIRYSNDIANNCLSPTTPGGFGGISSPNNRSSTTGITFPCSSPNTVTIRQQESKKPARTLSEISLPRPPDDLLKPTLYENIPGNPTGSIGCTAPPPPPRKGS; from the exons GTGGTTTCATGGACATTTATCTGGAAAGGAAGCCGAGAAGCTTATATTAGACAGGGGTAAAAATGGTAGTTTTTTAGTTAGAGAAAGCCAATCGAAACCAGGAGATTTTGTACTATCTGTTAGGACTGACGATAAAGTAACTCACGTGATGATCAGGTGTACACCG GATAACAGGTACGACGTTGGAGGCGGTGAACAGTTCAACAGTCTGGCCGATTTGATAGAGCATTACAAGAGGAACCCCATGGTGGAGACGTCCGGTACAGTGGTTCATTTGAAGCAACCGTTTAACGCTACCCGAATCAACGCTTCCGGAATACATTCGAGAGTGAAACAATTACAG AGTGAAAATGGACCAAACAGTTTTGGGAAGGCTGGTTTCTGGGAAGAGTTCGAATCGCTTCAACAGCAAGAATTCAAACACTTGTACCAGAGGAAAGAGGGAATCAAGCCAGAAAATAGAAACAAGAATAGATATAAGAATATATTACCAT TCGACGATACTCGGGTGAAGCTGAAAGATGTAGACCCGAAAGTTTCAGGAAGCGATTATATCAATGCCAATTATATCAGATGGAAGGTAGACGAAACCGTTGGCTCCGAATTGGGAAGCGATCCTAgcggaaaagtgtatatagcCACGCAGGGTTGCCTACCTTCGACGATTCCCGATTTTTGGCAGATGGTCTGGCAGGAAAATTGTCGAGTAATCGTTATGACAACCAAAGAAACGGAGAGAGGGAAGAATAAGTGTGCAAG ATATTGGCCAGACGTGAATTGTACAAAAGAATATGGAAAAAGTAAAGTGAGGACACTTATGGAGTCGCATACACCTCATTATACGTTAAGAGAATTTTTAGTCACTATGGAgggagtgaatagtgaaaggaagGTGTACCACTATCATTTTCAG GCGTGGCCAGATCATGGTGTACCCTCTGACCCGGGCTGTGTTTTGAATTTCCTGCACGAAGTCAATAAGCGACAGGAATCGCTGCAGATGGAGTCCCCCCTACAACCTCCGGGCGCTATATTGGTGCATTGCTCTGCCGGTATCGGCAGGACAGGCACATTTATAGTCATAGACATGATTTTAGACCAATTGAAGAAATACG GTCTTGATTGTGAAATAGACATTCAACGTACAATCCAAATGGTGAGATCTCAACGTTCCGGTATGGTACAGACTGAAGCACAATACAAATTCGTTTATTTAGCGGTACAACATCATATAGAAACAACTACTGAAAGAATGAAGGCTGAACAA AAATCTATGCAACTCGGAAGAGAATATACAAACATTAGATACAGCAATGATATAGCGAACAACTGTTTGTCTCCAACCACACCCGGCGGTTTTGGGGGAATTAGCTCGCCCAACAATCGGTCGAGCACAACCGGCATCACATTTCCCTGTTCTAGTCCGAATACCGTGACTATAAGGCAACAGGAAAGCAAGAAGCCGGCCAGGACGCTCTCGGAGATCTCGTTGCCAAG ACCTCCCGATGACTTGCTGAAACCGACACTTTACGAAAACATTCCCGGCAATCCCACCGGATCCATAGGCTGTACCGCTCCGCCCCCTCCGCCGAGGAAGGGTTCGTGA
- the LOC140442068 gene encoding tyrosine-protein phosphatase non-receptor type 11-like isoform X3 translates to MGWFFRQWSIGSKRSSDEWAWFHGHLSGKEAEKLILDRGKNGSFLVRESQSKPGDFVLSVRTDDKVTHVMIRCTPDNRYDVGGGEQFNSLADLIEHYKRNPMVETSGTVVHLKQPFNATRINASGIHSRVKQLQSENGPNSFGKAGFWEEFESLQQQEFKHLYQRKEGIKPENRNKNRYKNILPFDDTRVKLKDVDPKVSGSDYINANYIRWKVDETVGSELGSDPSGKVYIATQGCLPSTIPDFWQMVWQENCRVIVMTTKETERGKNKCARYWPDVNCTKEYGKSKVRTLMESHTPHYTLREFLVTMEGVNSERKVYHYHFQAWPDHGVPSDPGCVLNFLHEVNKRQESLQMESPLQPPGAILVHCSAGIGRTGTFIVIDMILDQLKKYGLDCEIDIQRTIQMVRSQRSGMVQTEAQYKFVYLAVQHHIETTTERMKAEQKSMQLGREYTNIRYSNDIANNCLSPTTPGGFGGISSPNNRSSTTGITFPCSSPNTVTIRQQESKKPARTLSEISLPRPPDDLLKPTLYENIPGNPTGSIGCTAPPPPPRKGS, encoded by the exons GTGGTTTCATGGACATTTATCTGGAAAGGAAGCCGAGAAGCTTATATTAGACAGGGGTAAAAATGGTAGTTTTTTAGTTAGAGAAAGCCAATCGAAACCAGGAGATTTTGTACTATCTGTTAGGACTGACGATAAAGTAACTCACGTGATGATCAGGTGTACACCG GATAACAGGTACGACGTTGGAGGCGGTGAACAGTTCAACAGTCTGGCCGATTTGATAGAGCATTACAAGAGGAACCCCATGGTGGAGACGTCCGGTACAGTGGTTCATTTGAAGCAACCGTTTAACGCTACCCGAATCAACGCTTCCGGAATACATTCGAGAGTGAAACAATTACAG AGTGAAAATGGACCAAACAGTTTTGGGAAGGCTGGTTTCTGGGAAGAGTTCGAATCGCTTCAACAGCAAGAATTCAAACACTTGTACCAGAGGAAAGAGGGAATCAAGCCAGAAAATAGAAACAAGAATAGATATAAGAATATATTACCAT TCGACGATACTCGGGTGAAGCTGAAAGATGTAGACCCGAAAGTTTCAGGAAGCGATTATATCAATGCCAATTATATCAGATGGAAGGTAGACGAAACCGTTGGCTCCGAATTGGGAAGCGATCCTAgcggaaaagtgtatatagcCACGCAGGGTTGCCTACCTTCGACGATTCCCGATTTTTGGCAGATGGTCTGGCAGGAAAATTGTCGAGTAATCGTTATGACAACCAAAGAAACGGAGAGAGGGAAGAATAAGTGTGCAAG ATATTGGCCAGACGTGAATTGTACAAAAGAATATGGAAAAAGTAAAGTGAGGACACTTATGGAGTCGCATACACCTCATTATACGTTAAGAGAATTTTTAGTCACTATGGAgggagtgaatagtgaaaggaagGTGTACCACTATCATTTTCAG GCGTGGCCAGATCATGGTGTACCCTCTGACCCGGGCTGTGTTTTGAATTTCCTGCACGAAGTCAATAAGCGACAGGAATCGCTGCAGATGGAGTCCCCCCTACAACCTCCGGGCGCTATATTGGTGCATTGCTCTGCCGGTATCGGCAGGACAGGCACATTTATAGTCATAGACATGATTTTAGACCAATTGAAGAAATACG GTCTTGATTGTGAAATAGACATTCAACGTACAATCCAAATGGTGAGATCTCAACGTTCCGGTATGGTACAGACTGAAGCACAATACAAATTCGTTTATTTAGCGGTACAACATCATATAGAAACAACTACTGAAAGAATGAAGGCTGAACAA AAATCTATGCAACTCGGAAGAGAATATACAAACATTAGATACAGCAATGATATAGCGAACAACTGTTTGTCTCCAACCACACCCGGCGGTTTTGGGGGAATTAGCTCGCCCAACAATCGGTCGAGCACAACCGGCATCACATTTCCCTGTTCTAGTCCGAATACCGTGACTATAAGGCAACAGGAAAGCAAGAAGCCGGCCAGGACGCTCTCGGAGATCTCGTTGCCAAG ACCTCCCGATGACTTGCTGAAACCGACACTTTACGAAAACATTCCCGGCAATCCCACCGGATCCATAGGCTGTACCGCTCCGCCCCCTCCGCCGAGGAAGGGTTCGTGA